caaaataaaatccACCAAGAGCATGTAGCTGAGCAGGGGTCATTTTTCTCAAGACAGCCACAGaaaaaggtggtggtggaggagatCTACATAACACTTACCTTTCATAACAGCTTGTTTTATCCTCAGCTTGGACTCTAGAGGGGTTTGCTTTGCATTAAGAGTTATTCATGCTGTTTGCATAACATAACGTGgctcagggagcagcaagaacCAGTTACTCCATAAGGGAGGGCAAACTGGGAGCTGAAAGCAGCCACAATGCGGGATAGGCAGTAGCCTCACCCGCAGGGCACTGTCCCACAGCACCCATCAATGGCCTGGAGGAAACCAAGGGCCAAATTCAAGCCAGGAAAGCTGAAAACCAGGACCAAGCACAACTCTCAAATTTGTTGAAGACCCAGGGCTGAGCTTAAATAGTGCCCCGAGCCCTGGGCAGAGGGTGCGGGTGGAGGCCCCAGGTGATGCTGGCCATGGCAATTACAGTGGTTCCCCTCCCTGCTGTCTCAGGAAGAGAGGAacggggttttttcccccatccagtgCCCTAAACAGAGCTACAGCACCGTATCCAGCCTTCTCTGATGTATTCCTATGTGCAGAGGATGGAAGGACAGGGCATAAAGGAGCATTAACATCCTTTGCTGCATGTTAACAATTCTTGTTCCTCCTGTTGCTTCACGAGGATAAGGCGCTCCAGATGTCATGCTCTCTGTTTCTTGGGGaaattgtccaaatgcctctatTTTTCATGAAAACTCCCTCAGAAACTTTGATTAAAAGCTTTATAGCATTTTACGTCATGCCAGCTTAAAGCTGGCTTTAACTGGTTGCCATCACATTTATTCATTGTTCATTACAGTTCTTTTAGGAAGACCACAGTTTACaaagatgcttattttaaaacataaaatttattCACTTTGTCATTATACAGGCTACATGTTCTTCCAGAAATTGTATTCTTCATTAAAGATAAAAGGTGTGTCTcgattaaatattaaaaaaccttTGCCTAGTTTTCTTTAGGCATCTTCCACCTCAGCCATGTGATGACATACAGAAGTCATAACTCAGTCAAATTGCCACACAAAGCATGGACCTGTTACTGATCatccaaaaaggaaaagattagTAGACGTAAAGACAACACGTCCCAAGAAGAATTTGGTTTGGACACACTTCTGGCAACGTGCTAACATATGTGTGCCCAAAAGTTGCCAGCGCAGCTCCAGGTCCCCGGAGCCAACACCATGGCTTTGTGCTTTCTGGTGGACCTTCCCTACATCGGTCAGAAATTTCATCTGAGGTCACAGCTGGACCTTCACCTGGATGGTCACATCCCACGCTGAGGGTCTGGGCTGCATTGCAGCTCTCCACGTATCACTGACTTAAACAGATCCTCTGTTCTTTAAGCTCATTTGGGGGAAATGATCATCAAGCAGGCAATGGAAATATTAGTAATTGTTTACCTCCAATTTGAACATCCTTTTTGTGggcaatattttaatttaacaCAATTTAGACACAAACCATAATGGTACCATTTCAGTTTTGCTAGGAAAGCACTGACAATTATTCCGCTTAATTATTGAAGGCTCACACCACaatgaaaataaaccaaagttGTTTAAGAGAACAATTCGTTATTCCAGTTCTCCGTGCCCTGTACTTGCTGTGCGATCTCCTCATCTGTAAGCAGACCAATAATGACCGATAACGCATACTCCTTCATTACCTCCAAAGTACCGAAGAGCTGCAAATGCGTTTTCAAAACCTGGATAGGTGTGGCACCAGCttttgcacccacagcctcctcagGGCCCCCTTCACCTCTTTGTTCCTCaggctgtagatgagggggttgaGGGTGGGGGTCAGGACGGTGTAACACATTGAAACCAGCTTTGCCTGATCCCGCGAGCAAGCCTTGCAAGGCTGGAGGTAGGCGAGCATCCCCGGCGCGTAGAAGAAGGTGATGGCAGCCAGGTGGGAGCTGCAGGTAGAGAAAGCTTTAAGCCTCCTCCTGGCCAAAGAGATGTGCAGGATGGTGTAGAGGATGTAAGCGTAGGACACCAGGATCATCAGGACAGAGCCCACGGTGATAAGCCCAGCAATGGAAAACTGCAAGATCTCGTTTGCGCGGGCATCggagcaggagagctgcaggAGGGTGGGCAGCTCGCAGAAGAAGTGGTTGATGCTCCTGGCTCGGCAGAAGGACAGCCTCCCCGCCGGGACGGTGTGCACCAGGGAGGTGAGGAAGCCGGCGGCGTACACCAGCACCATCGCGCCGTAGCAACGCGCCCTGGACATGGTGGTGGTGTAACGCAGCGGCTCGCACACGGCCGCGTATCGGTCGTAAGCCATCACCCCCAGGAGGAAGCACTCGCAGATgatcagagcaaggaaaaaatatatctgGGCAAAGCAACCCCAAAAAGAGATGtggcttctccccagcaggaaggTCTCCAGCGCTTTTGGGATGATAGTGGAGGAAAGGCAAAAATCTATGAAAGATAAGTGAGTCAGGAAGAAATACATGGGGGTGTGGAGCTGGGGGGTGGCGTTGATTAGCAGGATCATCATCAGGTTCCCCAGCACCATGAAAACATACAGGGATAAGAAAATTGTGAATAATGTGGTTTGTAGCTCTGGGGCATCAGAGAAGCCCAAGAGGATGAAGCCGGACAAAACAGTGAGGTTTTCTCCATCCATCATTTCTACAAGTTAGATGAATTTGCATAGAAATAAAATGAGTCAGTGAAATGAATCCCTAAGAGAGAAGTACTGCGGAACTGTCGGATTTTAATCCATAAAgtaaatgcaacagaaaatggtgcattcttttagaaaaatacaagGCAACTGTATTTCTGCCTTTAGCCCAAGCTTTGAAGTCAAACAGGTGAAGGAGCTAAATATGCAGTCAGATGTTAAAAGGGAGTAATTCTGCAATGATTTATAGACACTGTGCTAATGATGCACTAAGAAATATCAAAATGTTTATCTGAGTgtaaaaaaatgaagtcaaataAACACTTTCCAAAGTATGGAAAACAGAAGATTCGTATTCTCACCACTGATTTCTGGAAATGTCaaggggttttttctctcttcttggttttttttttcagactgtgtCAGTGCTCTTCTGTGGCCTCATTAGTTCTGGTGCAGCCTTTCCATTAGGAAACAAAGCCGTGCActtgaaatttttgttttgtttttaatttctaaatttatctgcttttgaagaaaaaaccctgcatgtgttggggggggatgggggggggggggggtgcggggagcAGTGGTATTGTCTCCAGCACAGCTTTGCTGTGATTGCAGTGAGCTTTCTATGACTGACTTGAATCTCCACATACCAGGGTTAAAATATAGTATATACAAACCCAACTTTTTAAAGCTTCAGCTTGGATATTCCCATCTCCCCCTTTCAGCCCCTCTGCAGATGAATTATCTGATGGAAGATCTATCTACAGATGTCTACATCTCCTCTGAAGTGTCCCTAGATCAGGAGCGTGGTTTTTTGAAGCAAACCTCCTAACCCCTGCTAGAGCACTTGGGTTCATGCCATGGATGCTCTTGGAGAGCACGGATGGAATTCCTTTAGATGCAGCTCCACCAGCACATCCTGGCCACAAAACAGCATCTGCTCCCCCAGAATGGGCTGAGTTAAACAACTACAGAAGGCTGCAGCGAGTGCAGGAGGGTGATTTAAGTCCCAGCACCACTCGTTTCACTCTGACGACCTCAGATCTTCTTGGTCAACATCACTTGGTATTGGAGATATAGCTCCGTCTGGACAATTCATACCCTTGAAGCATGCATTTCTCTCTATTGGCAGCAATTTCATCACTGAAATTAAACTGATTGTGTCCTAGAGGTGGATGTTTCCATCCCGTAGAGGCAACCTTTGGTGAGCAGCTCATATGTGGACCTGCAGTCCTGGAGAGGACAATTGTATCTTAAAGAACTTCAAGGTTAAAAACatgctaaatattaaaaaaatctttaaatattaaataaattgttttaaataataaaaatatttaaaatcttgcCAAGTACAGATGGAGCTACTCCTGAGCCTGAGCTGCAGGACTTCACAGAGCAGAtgcttttattctgaattttcttctcatCTCAAAATGAGCGTGGGAAGCTTCAGTCATAGGAACAAAACAGAAGCATTagttagggtgggtttttttctaggtttGCCAATTGATCATTGAAATgcggatattaaaaaaaaattacataaatattactgtaacatgaaatttaaaaaagtaaCCTGCTCCTCATAACTTATTACACCGAGTCCAGCTCCCACAAAAAGGGACTGGTGTACATTTTTCAGGTGTTAATCAATACTAATGTGGTTTTTTGCAATATGAAGTATACAAACAGCTAAAGAGATAAATCGGTGGAGTCACACTGGAAGCAAAGTGTTGTGAAATGTGTTACTGGTTAAGGGACGATGGAGAGAGCAGCGAAGCACCGGGCTGAGTCTTCTTGTACCATTTGCGCTTAAAAACTCTTCCAAGCACGTGAGAGGCAGCACGACAAGGGTCGCCAATGGGAAATGTCAAACCCTTTTTTACCTGCTTGGTTAAAAGAAAAGGTGTTGGTAGATGTGGTACCTGCAGCTCCTTGAGAAGCCCATCCGATGGGTCAAAGCTGCGGCAGGAGAAGAGATGCTCAGGAGGGCGGGATCGCCCTGGCTGGCTAGCAGAGGGGTTTTATCCCAGATGAAGCGTTACCTCAGATGTTTGTGCAAGCTTCTCTCCCTCAGGGACCCTCCTGCAGCTGATAATTATTTTGACCTGCTCAGCAAAAGCCCCTTTcaatccctcctccctctccaaaaCCTTTCCACCTGCGCGACGAGCTCTCCTGTAGAGACCTACCCAGGCTGCCCGTGCCACCACCTGGTCTTGCAGAGAGACAAGTCCAGGgtagtttgctttttatttatccAACTATCACAAACTTCtctctttcagtctttcactgAGGAAGCCCTTTACTACCAACAGGGAAAGCTGATGGATCAGCTCGTGTTGCGTTGAAGGGtgctgaaaacaaaacctgaTGGAGCATCCACTGTGTGAATGGGTTGAGCGTGGCCATGGGGAGTCCTCTCCGGCAGATACATTTATTTCCATACGCTTTACTGGTGACTGCACAACTGGTTGCTCAAAAGCATCATTTTACACAGCTGCTTTGAGGTTATAACAGAATTAACTCAGATTTACCAGTTTTATTCTGATGAATTCCGAGTGCCAATGTTTCCTGAAAGCTCCTGCTAGATGAAGAGACGTTATAAAACCCTTAGTGCAAATATTAAATGATAACTTTGTCCCAGACATTTAGAAAACACAAAGGGTAGGGCAGATGGAAGAGAATACTGAGCTATGAAAGTATGGGGAAACAAGATGGAGATGCCTTTAGaagtttttaatgtaaatttgtttttctgctggaaGGCATCAGACTATTAGTCCTGGAGCTGCACTGGAGGTGGGTGGAAAAGGATTTCCCCatggtttttaatttctttcttccccattGGGTACTGGGCTAAAACTAAGGCTTGTGAAGTGGGAAAAGCAACATAAtaggaggggggcggggggggggggaaataacgCTCACTCAactttaggacaaaaaaaaaaaagatatttcaaagattattttaaaaacatacatggAAGGCTAAATAATCCACTAAGAAAACCTGCCTGGGTAGGGTGTGTGTCTGCAGGGTGAGTAATGCAGCTTGAAATCCCAGAGCCGGACAGCTCGGTACTGCACCTGCTCCATCTCCATCATAAAGCGACCGCAGACCACAGCACCTTGCTGTTCGGGGGAAAGACCTAAAATCCTCCCTCCCACCAGCACTCTGGCTCTTTACATGCCCAGTTAactgcacagcagagcagaggcccAAATACAACTTGTCCCCATTTACCATGAGTGCTTTGATGACCACTACACCATCACAACGTTGTTTCACGCAACCTCACTTCGTGGTCTGGAGCTAAAACTCCTGGAAAAATCAACTGACATCCTCCTAATACCAGGAGCATCACCAGAGGATGTTCATTAATATAAAACACGAGAGATCAGACACTAGCTGGTTTGATATCAGCAGGGCAAAGCCACAACCTGCATTCTCCCTTTTGCTCTCTGAAGCCTGAATTGAAGCGGGTTATTATTTGTTAatagtatttaaataataaataatatttatttcaagtAATATTGAAATAACATTTACTTTGGCCAATAACTTTCTGCCCAATCCATGGTCGCTGTCAGGTCTCAGGCTACAGCCAGGGAAAGTCCCGTCCATCCTAGTGCAGCACGTAGCCTTGGTTCAAGGAGAAGCGTGTTTTCCAGGTGTCCTGCTGCCGGGTGCATTTAGTCCCTGCTTCTTGAAAGAGCAATATCTAACTCTCCTTCTTGAAGGTGCTGTATCTAACCCTCCTCACCATGTCAGGGTAGCCCTCTCCTTTCAGCTGACCAGGAACCATGCGTGGACAAGGAGGAGAGGActctgccttttgctttcctcATGGCATTCTTCATGTCCGTGTTTCTTAAGCTGTAGATGAGCGGGTTCAGCATGGGGACTATGATGGAGTACAGCACGGAGACCACCTCGCCATGCTCCAAGGAGGGTCTGGAGCCGGGGCGCAAGTACATGAAGAGGGAGCTGCCGTAGTACAAAGCGATGGAGACCAAGTGGGAGGCACAGGTGGAGAAGGCTTTGTGCCGACCGGCCACGGAGCGGATCCGCAAGACAGTGGAGAGGACCGACAAGTAGGAGACTAGGATGAAGACTGTGGTGCTTAGCACGTTGAACCCCACCACGGCAGAAACCATCACCTCGTTGACATGGGTGTCAGAGCAGGAGAGGGCTAGCAGAGGTGGTCCATCACAGAAGAAATGATTGATCCTCTTGGACCGGCAGAATGGGAGACGAAATATGGACACCGTGTGTATGGTGGAGCTGATCACGCCAGCTAAGTAGGCACCAGCCAACATTCCAACGCAAAGCTTCTGGGACATGACCACAGAGTAGAGCAGGGGGTTACAAATGGCCATGTAGCGATCATAAGCCATGGCAGCCAGCACGTAGCACTCGGTGGTGGCACAGGTTGCAAAGGAGAAGAGCTGAGTGGCACACCTAACAAAGGAAATAACCTTCTCCACTAAAAAATTCAGCAAGGTTTGAGGGATGATGGTAGAGGAGTAGCAGATGTCTAGGAGAGACAAGTGGCttaggaagaagtacatgggggtgtgCAGGCACGAATCAGTTCTGATTAACATAATTACTCCCAGATTTCCTATTAGAGTGACCACATAGATGGCAAGGAGTAAGACAAAGTATGTCACCTGCAGGTCTTCTCGGTTTGTGAAGCCCAGGAGAATAAACTCGGATGCAAATGTATAGTTGTCTTCAACCATATTGAATATATAAGCAGTTCAGCTGCTTTATGTCTTTCAAATGGAAATGCTTAACAGGCCCAAATCTGTCAATAATGGTAAGATTGTCAATTTTTGTCTATCAATCAGTTACACCACTTCAAGTCAATATAAGGTGAATTCTCTTTGAGAGAGTAAAACCTCAAGTTCCCGAGGCCAGTCTCCCCATTCAGCCTTAGCTAAATGCATGCAACCACCAGCAACACACTTGGAAGTGGGTGGATATTTTAAGGCAAGGAAGGAGGACAAGACCATACCAGAATAAAGCATAAATAAATTGCAGGGCTTCCTCATAGTTCCTCTCAAGCCATTTACACATGGAAGTCCATGACTTCCAAAATAACTGCTGagaaaatggaattatttcttATCTTTTGAGTGCCCCCAGTCCAGTGTGAGTACATGAGGAATAAATATATGTTCCTTGTGTCCCAGGAAGACTTCTTCTAGGTGAAAGCACTGGAAAATGCAACTTTCCTTAGCGTAATTTTTCCAAGTGTAGAATGGCGCAGTAGTAAGAGCCAGAATTTGTCTCACCTCACTTTAGATGTGATGCATAACTTGGAGATAAAAGATAAATTCAGGCTTGCCCTCTCTGCTCACCAGGGAGAAATCAGCAGCTCCTAAAATCACACTCTACGACAGATAGAATAAACAAATATTGATTTTTCCTGGATAACATCAATCATCACTTGACAGAGTTACACCAGAGAGCAAACCAAGAGTGCATGCTGCCTGGCGTCTGACATATAGATCCAAACAAAAAAGTCATAATTATTTGATGACCCTTTGCTGAAGGGGTGAGGTTCACCTCCAGATCCAGACATCTCATTTCAGGTGTCCTGTGAGCAACATGTCTGGTCTCCTGGTGTTATTAATGGGGATTTAGAGCTGCTTTTCACTGCCCACGTAGAGGTGCCGGAGGCGAAGCAGCGTCTGAGACATCCACACGGTGCTGGAAGATGTGTTACAAATAATGAAAATCGAGCTGTTTGGGTCTAGAGCTGAATCCTCCCCCAGAGGCAGCATCCACCTGCCTGGATGCAGACATCTACGACCATTGGAGAATTGACCTGAATTTCACAATTAACTACGGCTCACCCTCACTTTTTCGTACTTGACAAGCCAACTGCTTTGTGTGGAGCGATCCGAGATGTAGATATGAAACCCCGGAGGTGAATAAGTCTCGTGCTATGCGTGATAGCTGCCCGCCAGGAACCACATCTCCCTGCGGCTTGAAGACACTGACTGGAATGgagataaattaaattaaaaccccATACCTTGCTGCCTCGGATTCAATATTATCCATGCTGACAGGCAGGTGGTTGGTCCATGCTCTGCTGAATAGCTAGCAGAATATTTATCCTTGTCCTCCTGGGGAAAGGACTTCCATTTGTGGCACCTGCTTCCTTACACAAATTTCAGTAGGATCTTGCATCTCTTGGGCAAGCcagcacaagattttttttcaacaagCTGCCCTAGGACTCACCGAGCAGCCTGTCTTTTAGTGTTTTCCTAAGATTTAACTCACGACATTATAGGTAGGAGAAAGACCACCCACTGCTGAGACCCTACAGCCAGGCTAAAAGACGCTGTTCGGCTAGCTGGTGTTTTAAGAGTCTTACAGCCCAAACTCTCTAgtggatgcagaaaaaaaccctcattaaTAGGATGGTTTAAACTGGGAAGCAAACGCATCCTGTGCTCATGCCTCCAGCATCCCTCTGGCTTCTCCGGGTGACTGTTCCTGCTGCCCTGAAGCAGAGCAGGGCGGGGGGACAGTCTGCCACAAGTCCTGGGGATCCTGCGGATGCCGTGGGATGAAGCGGGATTTTTTCACAGcggggttttcttctgctttgctctTGGGTCCAGCTGAAACGGGTTTTATACTCACAGCTGCTCCCCGCTCCAGCTGGAAAGGTACGCCCTGTCCTCTCCCATGCACCATCGATCCGTGCTTCCAGAGCTTTGCCCTTCACAGATTCACAGAGCCGGGGTAAAACAAGTTGGGGAATAACGTCTTCACCTCCAGGGAGGTGTCGGACCAAGGGAGGGTCAGCCCCTGCCGAGCCCAGGGGGGTCCCGAGATGCTCCCCTGCCAGGTCAAGGTACAGCCAAAGGGGTTTTCAGATTAATGACACCAGAAGGTCTTATTTGAACAATACTGGCTCAAAAATGGTGCCTTTAATAGTCTCATCCATCCTAAAGAAAATCCCAAAAGGTAGTTTATTGCAATATCTGTGTGTAGTGCGGGATATCTGTATTCAaaaacctctttttttgtttctatagAGTTGCTCATCTTGGAAACATTCAACCCTCAGCGCAGACTGCAGGTGATGAGAAATCCAGCACCCCCTTTTTTCAGTTTATGCTGAagtttagaatgaaaaaaaaacccataccaagccttatttttcattttgatgcaTCTGCCTTTAATTTTCAATCCAAAACTCTTCCTATACTTTGCTCCAAAAGATGAGGGGGCTGCACCAGCTGCTGTGCCTTCCAGGAAAGGACAAAAGTCACCTCTTTGTCTGCTCCAAAAAAATACCTAGTAGGGAATGACGCTGCTTTTATCCACCTAGCACTCGGCGTTTCAGAGCGAAGGGCGGGTTCTTTCCCTGTGAAGGCCACCGGGATGAATCCAGCCCACTGACCCAGGAACCAGGTAACTATATAGGCAGCCTCATCCATTTAATTCAGCATCCGAGAGCACTGAGGGCAGCTGCTCACCTGGGATTATTTAGATAATGATGGATGCGATTTACAGAagtcaacaacaaaaaattaaatcctttacCTACACGGGAGAAAAGTTTACATCTCTCTATGTATTTTCATTTGCCTTTATTGTAAAATTTGGGATAGCTGTGTCAGGAGTAAAGATGTGCTGTAGGGACCCTTCCTGAGAGTGATCTGTAGATCTACAGAAAACAACTGTTGTAGGaggtaataaattaaaataccagGAATTATCATTTCAAGTTGTGTATGGTTAGCCCAGACTatataagagaaaaataattcatggGGCAGAGTGAATTTGATAATCTAGATTTCATACAACCTGAAGCCTCACCCAAGAatcgtatttaaaaaaaaaataaatgcacagtttaaaacatttctgaagcaaaGTTCCCCTTTCTCAATTCTGCGAGGGGAACTTGTTCAAACATCTGACATGGccctttcatttttaataggaCCAGGAGCTGACCTAAATGGGATCAGCCAACTGTAGAGGCAAGATGATGATCTTGTTTTATTTATCCGCTATTTCTCGGTTTCCTGAACACGGACAAGCCACTTAGCTACCCAAGGCTTACTACCACATTAGAAAAAGtttttatctaaaataaaaagGAGCACATATTTCCAACAATGTCCAATAGATGGTGACGATGTATAAGAAATCCTGATCAGTATTTCTCTAGGCACTGGttttgcatccccccccccccccccccccccccccgcactccctTTTGACATCTGACTGTTATGGCCATTTTGCATCTCTTGGGACTGACAACAAAGCACAATGGTACATAGAAGGAACAAGCATAGGTCATTCCCATACAAACAGGAATGGATTTTATTCAGAAGTAGATGAAATGCAACTTTTGAGAAGGAAAGGGGCAGCTAAAGAACACGTATGTTTGTACACTGTTGTGCCTTGCCAGCACGCATAAGAGTCAGCTTCAGGCTGGTAACTTTAAtatcaaaaaataataatgataaaataataataataataattttttaaaaagttctaggCGCTGACCAGGGTCACATCActgtttgggttatttttcacTGTGTTACAGAGTATTTTTCCCCCTGTGGACAGTACAGCTCCGATCAAGCGACTGCAGGTGGAAAATCTTCGTCCAGGACCCAGCCAAACCTTCTCCATCCCAGACGATCACCTCCAAATCCCCTCCCAGAGGAGCTTAAGATTTGCTCAGGGACATCTCTTACCTTTGAGTGATGAACTGCTACAGAAATAGAAAAGGTTTTTTGGGTGGGGATATGGTGGTTACTGTTGCCCCTGGTGGCATTGCATTTTCACAGCAACCACACATTTCTATCCAGAATATGGTGAAAATGGGAGCTGCAATTTCTAGTAAGAGTTACTTATTGCATAAGAAATAAAGACtgctcttttattattattattaccctccttttttttttgttttgtttgtttcagggtgtttcttttttttcctgtttgttggggttggtttggttttgggtttttttttcattccttttccctAGTGCCTCACGCCAAAGTGTAAATCTCTGGATGTAAACTCTACTGATAATATTATtgtctttgtttttaacaaaCCGCTGTGGGCATAAATTAGAAAACTAATTAGAGCTTTGTTTCAAGGCTTTGAAAGGCTGAAGTTATGGGGCAGGGTGACGAAAGGACAAATGTGTATGGTTGCCTAAAAAGAAGTGACAAAGATCAATTTAACCCTGCAGTTTAACTCAGCAGCCTGGTTTCAAAGACAGACCTATTTAAGAATTTATATTTCATTCACTTGGCTTATGCACAACATTCCATTACCCCCTAACTGCATTAAAACGTCAAAGTTTATCCATTTAGATCTTGTGTTTCCCTCCTTCCTAGGAAGAGCTTTTCACAGGAGCCGCCTCCCCGACCCAGCCCATAAATCATTGAGATCCCAGCTAAACTGAGGCTAGGGAGTGACACGAAAAATCAGTAACGTGTGTGTTGGCATACACATTTAACACAAGAATATATTGCATTATATATAGTATAATGTACATTTAATATCgtatttttatacatatacacacatatatggaTATATGTGTATAACTTGCCTTTCATAGGACCAGAGGCCTCCTAGGTGACCTTTCTGATCAAAAATTATTCTATGTCCCgctcaaagcagagctgactTCACAGCCACATCAGGTTG
The DNA window shown above is from Accipiter gentilis chromosome 17, bAccGen1.1, whole genome shotgun sequence and carries:
- the LOC126047559 gene encoding olfactory receptor 8I2-like, whose product is MMDGENLTVLSGFILLGFSDAPELQTTLFTIFLSLYVFMVLGNLMMILLINATPQLHTPMYFFLTHLSFIDFCLSSTIIPKALETFLLGRSHISFWGCFAQIYFFLALIICECFLLGVMAYDRYAAVCEPLRYTTTMSRARCYGAMVLVYAAGFLTSLVHTVPAGRLSFCRARSINHFFCELPTLLQLSCSDARANEILQFSIAGLITVGSVLMILVSYAYILYTILHISLARRRLKAFSTCSSHLAAITFFYAPGMLAYLQPCKACSRDQAKLVSMCYTVLTPTLNPLIYSLRNKEVKGALRRLWVQKLVPHLSRF
- the LOC126047148 gene encoding olfactory receptor 1086-like, which encodes MVEDNYTFASEFILLGFTNREDLQVTYFVLLLAIYVVTLIGNLGVIMLIRTDSCLHTPMYFFLSHLSLLDICYSSTIIPQTLLNFLVEKVISFVRCATQLFSFATCATTECYVLAAMAYDRYMAICNPLLYSVVMSQKLCVGMLAGAYLAGVISSTIHTVSIFRLPFCRSKRINHFFCDGPPLLALSCSDTHVNEVMVSAVVGFNVLSTTVFILVSYLSVLSTVLRIRSVAGRHKAFSTCASHLVSIALYYGSSLFMYLRPGSRPSLEHGEVVSVLYSIIVPMLNPLIYSLRNTDMKNAMRKAKGRVLSSLSTHGSWSAERRGLP